From the Candidatus Methanoplasma cognatum genome, one window contains:
- the psmA gene encoding archaeal proteasome endopeptidase complex subunit alpha yields the protein MAYDRGITVFSPDGRLFQVEYAREAVKKGTTTIGLKFKNGIILMVDKRLSSRLVEPDSIEKIYDIDDYIGCATSGLVADARVLIDEARRNAQRHKVTYGENIAVELLVKNVCDYKQNYTQYGGGRPFGVALLVAGVDDLGIHLFETDPSGALVAYKATSIGSGRPVVMDLFEKEFEDGMTFEAAAKLGLKALGAAIEDTLSAGSVEIGVVERGKKFRRLAESEIVKLIGKG from the coding sequence ATGGCGTATGACAGGGGGATCACGGTATTCTCCCCTGACGGAAGATTGTTCCAGGTGGAGTATGCCCGCGAGGCGGTAAAGAAAGGCACGACCACGATCGGACTGAAATTCAAAAATGGGATCATACTCATGGTGGACAAGAGGCTGTCCAGCAGGCTCGTGGAACCGGATTCGATAGAAAAGATCTATGACATTGACGATTACATCGGGTGCGCCACATCCGGTCTCGTGGCCGATGCCAGGGTCCTCATCGACGAGGCCAGGAGGAACGCGCAGAGGCACAAGGTCACCTATGGAGAGAACATTGCGGTGGAACTCCTTGTCAAGAACGTCTGCGACTACAAACAGAACTACACCCAATACGGCGGAGGCCGCCCCTTCGGAGTGGCCCTGCTGGTGGCCGGCGTCGACGACCTCGGCATACACCTGTTCGAGACCGACCCTTCGGGAGCCCTTGTCGCATACAAGGCGACCAGCATCGGTTCCGGAAGGCCGGTGGTTATGGACCTCTTCGAGAAGGAGTTCGAGGACGGAATGACATTCGAAGCCGCCGCCAAGCTCGGGCTGAAGGCCCTCGGCGCGGCGATCGAGGACACTCTTTCAGCCGGATCCGTTGAGATCGGGGTGGTGGAGAGAGGAAAGAAATTCAGGAGACTTGCCGAATCAGAGATCGTAAAACTGATCGGCAAGGGCTGA